Proteins from a single region of Fundulus heteroclitus isolate FHET01 chromosome 12, MU-UCD_Fhet_4.1, whole genome shotgun sequence:
- the ercc8 gene encoding DNA excision repair protein ERCC-8, translating into MLGLLSARQAGLDDPLRLRRAESTRRVLSLKLNPDRDVERIHGNGINAIDIDAAEGRYMLSGGADGVIVIYDLENHSGKQQYTCKAVRTVGRSSRHVHRFSVESVQWYPYDTGMFVSSSFDKTMKVWDTETLKPAEVFEFEGNVYSHHLSPIARKHSLIAVGTKNPKIQLCDLKSGSRIHVLQGHRAEVLSVRWSPRYEYILATASADSKVNVWDVRRASGSLFTLDQHNGEKSKASSQAVNTAHNGRVNGLCFTSDGLFLLTTGTDDRMRLWNSANGENTLVNYGKVCNESRKRLQFTVSRGCSPEFVFVPCGSSVAVYALHTGKLVTMLRGHYNNVDCCEFHPDYQEVYSGGKDGNLLAWVPVVRTADVEEESNGINKGAASLPAGNPAFQDNWSSDED; encoded by the exons ATGTTGGGTCTCTTGTCAGCAAGGCAGGCTGGTCTCGATGACCCTTTGCGACTTAGACGCGCAGAGTCAACGAGAAG AGTCCTCAGTCTGAAGTTAAATCCTGACAGAGATGTGGAGCGAATCCACGGAAACGGGATCAATGCCATTGACATTGACGCAGCTGAAGGCAGATA TATGTTGTCTGGAGGCGCAGACGGCGTTATTGTCATCTATGACCTGGAGAACCACAGCGGGAAACAACAGTACACCTGCAAGGCGGTCCGGACTGTTGGAAG GTCAAGTCGACATGTCCACAGATTCAGTGTGGAGTCAGTCCAGTGGTATCCTTATGACACAGGGATGTTTGTCTCCAGTTCCTTTGACAAGACCATGAAAGTGTGGGACACAGAGACCTTAAAG CCTGCTGAAGTGTTTGAGTTTGAGGGCAACGTCTACAGTCACCACCTGTCGCCCATCGCCAGGAAGCACAGTCTTAtcgcag TTGGGACCAAAAACCCTAAAATCCAACTTTGTGACCTGAAGTCTGGTTCACGGATCCACGTTCTCCAGG GTCACCGGGCAGAGGTGCTGTCAGTGCGATGGTCGCCAAGATACGAGTACATCTTGGCCACCGCCAG TGCAGACAGCAAGGTGAACGTTTGGGATGTGCGGCGAGCTTCAGGTAGCCTTTTCACTTTGGATCAGCACAATGGAGAGAAGTCGAAAGCCTCTTCCCAGGCCG TAAACACAGCCCATAACGGCAGAGTGAATGGCCTTTGCTTCACGTCTGATGGCCTCTTCCTCCTCACCACTGGCACAGATGACCGCATGAGACTATGGAATAGCGCCAATGGGGAAAATACACTG GTAAATTACGGGAAGGTCTGCAACGAGAGTCGGAAGCGGCTGCAGTTCACCGTGTCTCGCGGCTGCAGCCCCGAGTTTGTGTTTGTGCCGTGCGGCAGCTCGGTGGCGGTGTACGCGCTCCACACAGGAAAACTGGTCACCATGCTCAGGGGTCACTACAACAACGTGGACTGCTGCGAGTTCCACCCAGACTACCAG GAGGTGTACAGCGGAGGTAAAGACGGCAACCTGCTGGCGTGGGTTCCTGTGGTCCGCACCGCAGATGTGGAAGAAGAGTCAAATGGGATAAATAAG GGCGCTGCTAGCCTTCCTGCTGGGAACCCTGCCTTTCAAGACAACTGGAGCAGCGACGAAGATTGA